The following proteins come from a genomic window of bacterium:
- a CDS encoding Do family serine endopeptidase, with translation MKKFVAILLIGIVSILLILGPRLHLPSWLIRRVQVSHSEPSTLWEQEATPQGEVQQIPITPEGKSPFVKVAKELLPTVVSISAEQVLEVRSPFSDFFEDPFDDFFKRFFPEFRREYPKQKIRRPILGSGFIVSEDGYILTNNHIIERASKIVVKTMDEKEHKAEVIGTDNMTDVALIKIKAQNLHYARLGDSDEVEVGDWVMAIGSPFQLMGTVTVGVVSAKGRAHLEIAGGGPQIQNFIQTDAAINPGNSGGPLVNIKGEVIGINTAIKTAGVYPAGNIGIGFAIPINIAKKVKEDLFVYKEVRRGWLGISYQRLTQELAAAYELKEPKGVLVQKVLPNSPALEAGIKEEDIITEWDNKEVSFDAFPSMVAQTKIGKEVAVKILRKGKTLTLSVKVGKRPTEEEVAKTTAEEWLGIQVTANQEGVVVAKVKEDSPAYEAGIQPGDVIKRIGEKEIQNIKDYKDAKSTYSRQKSPILFKLQRGDMTIFVALTPER, from the coding sequence ATGAAGAAGTTTGTGGCTATCCTGTTAATAGGTATAGTGTCAATTTTATTAATTTTGGGACCACGACTCCACTTACCAAGTTGGCTCATTAGACGGGTACAGGTGTCGCATAGTGAACCTTCAACCTTATGGGAACAAGAAGCAACGCCTCAAGGAGAGGTTCAACAAATACCTATCACTCCTGAAGGCAAGAGTCCATTTGTAAAAGTGGCTAAAGAATTGTTACCTACAGTGGTAAGTATATCAGCAGAACAAGTATTAGAAGTGAGGTCACCATTTTCAGATTTCTTTGAAGACCCATTTGATGATTTCTTCAAGCGATTTTTTCCTGAATTTAGGCGAGAATACCCAAAGCAAAAGATTAGACGCCCAATACTTGGCTCCGGCTTTATAGTCTCAGAAGATGGCTATATTTTGACAAATAACCATATTATTGAACGTGCATCAAAGATAGTTGTTAAAACTATGGATGAAAAGGAACACAAAGCTGAAGTGATAGGAACAGACAATATGACAGATGTTGCACTTATAAAGATTAAGGCTCAAAACCTTCATTATGCAAGGCTTGGTGATTCAGACGAAGTTGAAGTCGGTGATTGGGTTATGGCAATAGGTAGCCCGTTCCAACTTATGGGTACAGTTACAGTTGGAGTAGTTTCTGCAAAAGGGAGAGCTCATTTAGAAATAGCGGGTGGCGGACCTCAAATTCAGAATTTTATCCAGACTGATGCAGCTATAAATCCGGGTAACTCAGGAGGACCGCTTGTAAATATAAAAGGAGAGGTCATTGGTATAAATACCGCCATAAAAACTGCTGGTGTTTATCCTGCAGGTAATATAGGGATTGGATTTGCTATCCCAATAAATATTGCAAAGAAAGTTAAGGAAGATTTGTTTGTGTATAAGGAAGTGAGAAGAGGCTGGCTTGGTATAAGTTATCAGAGACTGACACAAGAGCTTGCCGCAGCCTATGAATTAAAAGAACCGAAAGGCGTACTTGTCCAAAAAGTGCTACCAAACTCACCTGCATTAGAAGCTGGGATAAAAGAAGAGGATATAATCACTGAATGGGACAATAAAGAAGTGAGTTTTGATGCCTTTCCAAGTATGGTCGCACAGACAAAGATTGGTAAAGAAGTAGCAGTAAAAATATTAAGGAAAGGTAAAACTTTGACACTATCAGTAAAAGTAGGAAAAAGACCAACAGAAGAAGAAGTTGCCAAAACTACAGCTGAGGAATGGCTTGGAATCCAGGTTACAGCTAACCAAGAGGGGGTCGTTGTAGCCAAAGTAAAAGAGGATTCGCCTGCATATGAGGCAGGGATACAGCCGGGCGATGTTATCAAAAGGATAGGTGAAAAGGAAATACAAAACATCAAAGATTACAAGGATGCAAAATCAACCTATAGCCGACAAAAATCGCCTATTTTGTTTAAACTTCAGCGTGGTGACATGACAATATTTGTAGCATTGACTCCAGAGAGATGA